A window of the Ammospiza nelsoni isolate bAmmNel1 chromosome 29, bAmmNel1.pri, whole genome shotgun sequence genome harbors these coding sequences:
- the GUCY2D gene encoding retinal guanylyl cyclase 1, whose product MSHHGGISHTFTTSHGGISHPSTASHHGGISHPSTASHHGGISHPSTASHHGGISHPSTASHGGISHPSTASHHGGISHPFTSSCISRALPSFLPLLLLLLLLACPSPASAATFRIGVLGPWGCDALLARARPDVAARLAVARLNRDPALTAGHWWDAVLLSEPCSAPQAVAALPGAERYAAALVGPLNPAACGAAGLLAAAWNKPLVSWACGGADGGADGGADGGAATLLRPLPAPGAVLHAVLRHFRWAHVAVVAAPQELWVDTGREVAAELRARGLPVSVVAVAGEDEQEAERALRRVQRADGVRVILMCMHSVLLGGREQKVLLEKAEDLGMTDGTFVFVPYDALTFALPYRRVPYPVLANHTKLRLAYDAVLTITIDSPDRSFHQALDEAKAAYEVPADLDPAQVHPLFSTIYNSIHFLATAVEAARRGGRWVMGTSVAEHARDFRLQGLGQTFTVDGDGAVSVPYVVLDTDGKGHHLWAVYGLEPGTRGLSYRSHSPHWPHSSSPATDAGCWFDSAAICNGGLDAGFVFFLFLLIAALGAAGAALACHIRRRILQAQLMKGPNKIILTMEDLTFINTQSSKQVDSSQASLAGQSGGGDTKSGAAPGPDTSNVAVAEDNAAAKGSSNLPLLLLLFNQQGLVASVQGDWVWLKKFPGDQHTEVKPATKLTFCKLRDLRHENVNLFLGFFHDCGIFAIVSEHCSRGSLEDLLRNEDMKLDWMFKSSLLIDLIKGVRYLHHRDVVHGRLKSRNCVVDGRFVLKVTDHGYNQLLEAQRVPAPPPQPHERLWTAPELLRDEALERRGSFRGDVYGIGIIMQEVICRSPPYCMLGLPPEEIIEKVQRPPPLCRPAVSADQAPLECIHLMKECWSEQPEKRPTIDQVFDQFKGINKGRKTNIIDSMLRMLEQYSSNLEDLIRERTEELEIEKQKTDKLLTQMLPPSVAEALKMGTPVEPEYFEEVTLYFSDIVGFTTISAMSEPIEVVDLLNDLYTLFDAIIGSHDVYKVETIGDAYMVASGLPKRNGNRHAGEIANMSLDILSSVGTFKMRHMPEVPVRIRIGLHSGPCVAGVVGLTMPRYCLFGDTVNTASRMESTGLPYRIHVNQRTVAILLSLQEGFKVDIRGKTELKGKGVEDTYWLVGREGFTKPIPTPPDLLPGASNHGISLDEIPAERRRKLEKARPGQVLK is encoded by the exons ATGTCCCATCATGGTGGCATCTCCCACACCTTCACCACCTCCCATGGTGGCATCTCGCACCCCTCCACCGCCTCCCACCATGGTGGCATCTCGCACCCCTCCACCGCCTCCCACCATGGTGGCATCTCGCACCCCTCCACCGCCTCCCACCATGGTGGCATCTCGCACCCCTCCACCGCCTCCCATGGTGGCATCTCGCACCCCTCCACCGCCTCCCACCATGGTGGCATCTCCCACCCCTTCACGTCCTCCTGCATCTCCCGCGCcctgccctccttcctcccgctcctcctcctcctcctcctgctggcGTGTCCCTCGCCCGCCTCGGCCGCCACGTTCAGGATCGGCGTGCTGGGCCCCTGGGGCTGCGACGCGCTGCTGGCGCGGGCGCGCCCGGACGTGGCCGCCCGCCTGGCGGTGGCGCGGCTCAACCGCGACCCGGCGCTGACGGCGGGCCACTGGTGGGACGCCGTGCTGCTCTCCGAGCCCTGCTCCGCGCCGCAGGCCGTGGCCGCGCTGCCGGGCGCCGAGCGCTACGCCGCCGCCCTCGTGGGCCCGCTCAACCCGGCCGCGTGCGGCGCCGCGGGGCTGCTGGCCGCCGCCTGGAACAAGCCGCTGGTGTCGTGGGCGTGCGGAGGGGCGGACGGAGGGGCGGACGGAGGGGCGGACGGCGGGGCGGCCACGCTGCTGCGGCCGCTGCCCGCGCCGGGCGCCGTGCTGCACGCCGTGCTGCGGCACTTCCGCTGGGCGCACGTGGCCGTGGTGGCCGCGCcgcaggagctgtgggtggaCACCGGGCGCGAGGTGGCGGCGGAGCTGAGGGCCCGCGGGCTGCCCGTCAGCGTGGTCGCCGTGGCCGGCGAGGACGAGCAGGAGGCGGAGCGGGCGCTGAGGAGGGTGCAGAGGGCGGACGGCGTGAGAG TGATCCTGATGTGCATGCACTCCGTCCTCCTGGGCGGCCGCGAGCAGAAGGTCCTCCTGGAGAAGGCCGAGGACCTGGGCATGACCGACGGCACCTTCGTCTTCGTGCCGTACGACGCGCTGACCTTCGCGCTGCCCTACCGGCGCGTGCCCTACCCCGTGCTGGCCAACCACACCAAGCTGCGCCTGGCCTACGACGCCGTGCTCACCATCACCATCGACTCGCCCGACCGCTCCTTCCACCAGGCCCTGGACGAGGCCAAGGCGGCCTACGAGGTCCCCGCCGACCTCGACCCCGctcag GTCCACCCTCTCTTCTCCACCATCTACAACTCCATCCACTTCCTGGCCACGGCGGTGGAGGCGGCGCGCCGCGGCGGCCGCTGGGTGATGGGCACCAGCGTGGCCGAGCACGCCCGCGACTTCCGGCTCCAGGGCCTGGGCCAGACCTTCACGGTGGACGGGGACGGCGCCGTGTCCGTGCCCTACGTGGTGCTGGACACGGACGGCAAGGGCCACCACCTGTGGGCGGTCTACGGGCTGGAGCCGGGCACGCGCGGCCTCAGCTACCgcagccacagcccccactggccccacagctccagcccggCCACCGACGCCGGCTGCTGGTTCGACTCGGCGGCCATCTGCAACGGCG GGTTGGACGCCGGCTTcgttttcttcctcttcctcctcatcgCTGCCCTGGGCGCGGCCGGAGCCGCCCTGGCCTGTCACATCCG GCGCCGCATTCTCCAGGCCCAGCTCATGAAGGGCCCCAACAAAATCATCCTGACCATGGAGGACCTGACCTTCATCAACACGCAGAGCAGCAAacag gtggacagcagccaggccagcctGGCCGGCCAGAGCGGGGGAGGGGACACCAAGAGCGgcgccgcccccggccccgaCACCTCCAACGTGGCCGTGGCCGAG GATAACGCAGCAGCGAAGGGCAGCAGCAAcctccccctgctgctgctgctctttaaCCAGCAGGGCCTTGTCGCCTCCGTGCAG GGCGACTGGGTGTGGCTGAAGAAGTTCCCGGGTGACCAACACACGGAGGTGAAACCGGCCACCAAGCTGACCTTCTGCAag CTGCGGGACCTGCGCCACGAGAACGTGAACCTGTTCCTGGGCTTCTTCCACGACTGCGGCATCTTCGCCATCGTGTCGGAGCACTGCTCGCGCGGCAGCCTGGAGGACCTGCTGCGCAACGAGGACATGAAGCTCGACTGGATGTTCAAGTCCTCGCTGCTCATCGACCTCATCAAG GGCGTGCGCTATCTCCACCACCGGGACGTGGTGCACGGGCGCCTCAAGTCGCGGAACTGCGTCGTCGACGGGCGCTTCGTGCTCAAGGTCACCGACCACGGCTACAACCAATTGCTGGAGGCGCAGCGCgtgccggccccgcccccgcaGCCCCACG agcGGCTGTGGACGGCGCCGGAGCTGCTGCGGGACGAGGCCCTGGAGCGCCGCGGCTCCTTCCGGGGCGACGTCTACGGCATCGGCATCATCATGCAGGAGGTGATCTGCAGGAGCCCCCCGTACTGcatgctggggctgccccccGAAG AGATCATCGAGAAGGTGCAGCGGCCGCCCCCCCTGTGCCGCCCCGCGGTCTCGGCCGACCAGGCCCCGCTGGAGTGCATCCACCTGATGAAGGAGTGCTGGAGCGAGCAGCCCGAGAAGAGACCCACCATCGACCAGGTGTTCGACCAG TTCAAGGGCATCAACAAGGGCCGCAAGACCAACATCATCGACTCGATGCTGCGCATGCTGGAGCAGTACAGCAGCAACCTGGAGGACCTGATCCGCGAGAGGACTGAGGAGCTGGAGATCGAGAAGCAGAAGACCGACAAGCTCCTGACCCAGATGCTGCCGCC GTCGGTGGCCGAGGCGCTGAAGATGGGGACGCCGGTGGAGCCCGAGTACTTCGAGGAGGTGACGCTCTACTTCAGCGACATCGTGGGCTTCACCACCATCTCGGCCATGAGCGAGCCCATCGAGGTGGTGGACCTGCTCAACGACCTCTACACGCTCTTCGACGCCATCATCGGCTCCCACGACGTCTACAAG GTGGAGACCATCGGCGACGCCTACATGGTGGCCTCGGGGCTGCCCAAGCGCAACGGGAACCGGCACGCCGGCGAGATCGCCAACATGTCCCTGGACATCCTCAGCTCCGTGGGCACCTTCAAGATGCGCCACATGCCCGAGGTGCCCGTGCGCATCCGCATCGGGCTGCACTCGG GGCCGTGCGTGGCGGGCGTGGTCGGGCTGACGATGCCGCGGTACTGCCTGTTCGGGGACACGGTGAACACGGCGTCGCGCATGGAGTCCACCGGCCTGC CCTATCGCATCCACGTGAACCAGCGCACGGTCGCCATCCTGCTCTCGCTGCAGGAGGGGTTCAAGGTCGACATCCGCGGCAAGACCGAGCTCAAG GGTAAGGGAGTGGAGGACACCTATTGGCTCGTGGGCCGCGAGGGATTCACCAAACCCATCCCCACCCCCCCCGACCTCCTGCCGGG TGCGAGCAACCACGGGATCAGCCTGGACGAGATCCCGGCCGAGCGGCGCCGGAAGTTGGAGAAGGCGCGGCCGGGCCAGGTGCTGAAATAG